From Ramlibacter tataouinensis, the proteins below share one genomic window:
- the pepN gene encoding aminopeptidase N codes for MEPAAPSTVYLKDYRPPAFLVSEVELDIDLLGEDEARVAARLALQRNPAAPRPPADLELDIDEIAVESVAIDGQPVGDGRWAADARHLTVKDVPAAFELRTVTRIRPRQNTKLMGIYLSGTGFFSLCEAEGFRRITPFLDRPDVMARYTATLHADKARYPVLLANGNCVGQGDEAGGRHWARWRDPFPKPSYLFAVVAADLESCQDRFRTRSGRDAQLQCFVEPGKLDQIAFALESLKHAMKWDEDRYGLEIDLDEYNVVAVGDFNAGAMENKGLNIFNTKLVLARPDISTDWDFSFIDRTVAHEYFHNWTGNRVTCRDWFQLSLKEGLTVFREQQYAADRYSRAVARIQAVRNLRTGQFPEDAGPMAHPVRPASYQQVSNFYTSTVYQKGAEVVRMMHTLVGPENFRKGIDLYFQRHDGQAVTTDELVAAIEQAGGVDLAQFRLWYEQAGTPRLTVRDRYDEASRSYELSVTQQCPPTPGQPAKRPMHMPLALGLLAPDGRELPLRLQGEAAPRGTSTVLSLHAETEVFRFIDVPARPVPSLGRGFSAPVVIDYPYDEAGLQHLLSYDSDSFNRWEAGQRLAMNLLLQGVADRAAGRPVQFPEYLAQAFGRVLADAEADPAFAAEALALPPEVVIAEQLGQIDPLAVHQVRFAMRSFLAERLHDGLRRAYDHFATPGPYSPDAQSSGRRALRNLCLAFLMDLRDADARRLCLQQLEAAGNMTDAMAALSAIANCDCPERRAALDAFHAKWRDEPLVVDKWLGVEAQSRLPGTVERVRELTRHPAFTLKNPNKVYALLGSFGVNQVQFHAADGSGYQLMLEQSLALDVVNPQVASRMVRNFERYRRFEPGRQALMRAALERIATTPGLSKESSEVVGKALA; via the coding sequence ATGGAACCCGCCGCACCAAGCACGGTTTACCTGAAGGACTACCGGCCACCCGCCTTCCTGGTTTCCGAAGTGGAACTGGACATCGACCTGCTGGGCGAGGATGAGGCGCGGGTCGCCGCCAGGCTCGCCTTGCAGCGCAACCCGGCCGCGCCACGGCCGCCCGCGGACCTGGAGCTGGACATCGACGAGATCGCGGTCGAATCGGTCGCCATCGACGGCCAGCCAGTGGGCGACGGGCGCTGGGCCGCCGACGCGCGCCATCTGACCGTCAAGGACGTGCCCGCCGCGTTCGAACTGCGGACCGTCACGCGCATCCGTCCGCGGCAGAACACCAAGCTGATGGGCATCTACCTGTCGGGCACCGGCTTCTTCAGCCTGTGCGAAGCCGAGGGCTTCCGCCGCATCACGCCCTTCCTGGATCGGCCGGACGTGATGGCGCGCTACACCGCAACGCTGCATGCGGACAAGGCCCGTTATCCGGTGCTGCTGGCCAACGGCAATTGCGTGGGCCAGGGCGACGAAGCCGGCGGCCGGCACTGGGCGCGCTGGCGCGATCCCTTCCCCAAGCCCTCCTACCTGTTCGCGGTGGTGGCCGCCGACCTCGAGAGCTGCCAGGACCGCTTCCGCACGCGCTCGGGGCGCGACGCCCAGCTGCAGTGCTTCGTCGAGCCCGGCAAGCTCGACCAGATCGCTTTCGCGCTGGAATCGCTCAAGCACGCCATGAAGTGGGACGAAGACCGCTACGGCCTGGAGATCGACCTGGACGAATACAACGTGGTCGCCGTCGGCGACTTCAATGCCGGCGCGATGGAGAACAAGGGCCTGAACATCTTCAACACCAAACTGGTGCTGGCCCGCCCGGACATCTCCACCGACTGGGACTTCAGCTTCATCGACCGCACCGTCGCCCACGAGTACTTCCACAACTGGACCGGCAACCGCGTGACCTGCCGCGACTGGTTCCAGCTCTCGCTGAAGGAAGGCCTGACGGTGTTCCGGGAACAGCAGTACGCCGCCGACCGCTACTCGCGCGCGGTGGCCCGCATCCAGGCCGTGCGCAACCTGCGCACCGGCCAGTTCCCCGAGGACGCGGGCCCGATGGCGCACCCGGTCCGCCCGGCGTCCTACCAGCAGGTGAGCAACTTCTACACCTCCACCGTCTACCAGAAAGGCGCGGAAGTCGTGCGCATGATGCACACGCTGGTCGGCCCGGAGAACTTCCGGAAAGGGATAGACCTGTACTTCCAGCGGCACGATGGCCAGGCGGTGACCACCGACGAACTGGTGGCTGCGATCGAGCAGGCCGGCGGCGTCGACCTGGCGCAGTTCCGCCTCTGGTACGAGCAGGCCGGCACACCGCGATTGACGGTGCGCGACCGCTATGACGAAGCCAGCCGCAGCTACGAGCTCAGTGTGACACAGCAGTGCCCGCCGACGCCGGGACAGCCGGCCAAGCGCCCCATGCACATGCCATTGGCGCTCGGCCTGCTCGCGCCTGACGGCCGCGAGCTGCCGCTGCGCCTGCAAGGCGAAGCCGCCCCGCGCGGCACGAGCACCGTGCTTTCGCTGCACGCGGAAACCGAGGTGTTCCGTTTCATCGATGTGCCGGCGCGGCCGGTGCCCTCTCTCGGCCGCGGGTTCTCCGCGCCCGTCGTCATCGACTATCCCTACGACGAGGCCGGCCTGCAGCACCTGCTGAGTTACGACAGCGATTCCTTCAATCGCTGGGAAGCCGGGCAGCGCCTGGCGATGAACCTGCTGCTCCAGGGCGTCGCCGACCGCGCCGCCGGAAGACCGGTGCAGTTCCCCGAGTACCTGGCCCAGGCCTTCGGCCGGGTGCTGGCCGACGCCGAGGCCGACCCGGCCTTCGCGGCCGAGGCGCTCGCCCTGCCGCCCGAGGTCGTGATCGCAGAGCAGCTCGGGCAGATCGACCCGCTGGCGGTGCACCAGGTGCGGTTCGCGATGCGCAGCTTCCTCGCCGAACGGCTGCACGACGGCCTGCGCCGCGCCTACGACCATTTCGCCACGCCCGGGCCCTACAGCCCCGATGCGCAATCCAGCGGACGGCGCGCACTGCGCAACCTGTGCCTGGCCTTCCTGATGGACCTGCGCGATGCAGACGCGCGCCGCCTGTGCCTGCAGCAGCTGGAGGCCGCCGGCAACATGACCGACGCCATGGCGGCCCTCTCGGCGATCGCCAACTGCGACTGCCCCGAGCGGCGCGCCGCGCTCGACGCCTTCCATGCGAAGTGGCGCGACGAGCCGCTGGTGGTGGACAAATGGCTGGGCGTGGAGGCGCAATCGCGCCTGCCCGGCACGGTGGAACGCGTGCGCGAGCTCACGCGCCATCCGGCCTTCACGCTGAAGAACCCGAACAAGGTCTATGCCTTGCTGGGCAGCTTCGGCGTGAACCAGGTCCAGTTCCATGCGGCCGATGGCTCCGGCTACCAGCTGATGCTCGAGCAGTCGCTGGCGCTCGACGTGGTGAATCCGCAGGTCGCCTCGCGCATGGTGCGCAACTTCGAGCGCTACCGCCGCTTCGAGCCGGGCCGCCAGGCCCTGATGCGCGCCGCGCTGGAGCGCATCGCCACCACGCCGGGGCTGTCGAAGGAAAGTTCGGAAGTCGTAGGCAAGGCGCTCGCCTGA
- a CDS encoding putative zinc-binding metallopeptidase: MQDLLQSLGDQVEADWKKRVARHSRTYRCGRCENQVFFRNSQCLSCRSDLGFLPDEGRIAALQPGPESGTWLAAGRDEVLKFCGNRTAPAACNWMMLARNPQTLCMACRLTRTIPNLADPDNARYWAAIEIAKRRLVSQLIALNLPVRSKVSEDPERGLMFDFLRSPPGGPRVMTGHAGGLITINVEEADDAKREQIKHALREPYRTLLGHFRHEVGHYYWDRLVWDTPWLEPFRRLFGDERASYAEALKRNYEQGPPADWADAHISAYATMHPWEDWAETWAHYLHVVDSLGTAMGFGLEAEDIEGSVQPFTEEALYAPDDPDASRFLAVLNGWIEMTMVLNELARSMGQPDFYPFVMSRPVVAKLQFIQIVVRNARTNPNL, from the coding sequence GTGCAAGACCTGCTGCAATCGCTGGGTGACCAGGTCGAAGCGGACTGGAAAAAGCGGGTGGCGCGGCATTCGCGCACCTACCGGTGCGGCCGCTGCGAAAACCAGGTGTTCTTCCGCAACAGCCAGTGCCTGAGCTGCCGTTCCGACCTGGGCTTCCTGCCGGACGAGGGCCGCATCGCCGCGCTCCAGCCCGGTCCCGAGTCGGGAACCTGGCTGGCCGCCGGCCGCGATGAGGTCCTGAAGTTCTGCGGCAACCGCACGGCCCCGGCAGCTTGCAACTGGATGATGCTCGCGCGCAACCCACAGACCCTGTGCATGGCCTGCCGCCTGACCCGGACCATTCCCAATCTGGCCGACCCGGACAACGCCCGCTACTGGGCCGCCATCGAAATAGCCAAGCGACGGCTGGTGTCGCAGCTGATCGCCCTGAACTTGCCGGTACGTTCCAAGGTCAGCGAAGACCCCGAGCGGGGCCTGATGTTCGACTTCCTGCGCTCGCCGCCGGGCGGCCCGCGCGTGATGACCGGCCACGCCGGCGGCCTGATCACGATCAACGTGGAGGAAGCCGACGATGCCAAGCGCGAGCAGATCAAGCACGCCTTGCGCGAGCCCTATCGCACGCTGCTGGGACACTTCCGGCACGAGGTCGGCCACTACTACTGGGACCGGCTGGTCTGGGACACGCCCTGGCTCGAACCCTTCCGCCGACTCTTCGGCGACGAGCGGGCCAGCTATGCCGAAGCGCTGAAGCGCAACTACGAGCAGGGCCCCCCGGCCGACTGGGCCGACGCCCACATCAGCGCCTACGCCACCATGCATCCTTGGGAAGACTGGGCGGAGACCTGGGCCCACTACCTGCACGTGGTGGACAGCCTGGGCACCGCGATGGGCTTCGGCCTGGAGGCCGAGGACATCGAAGGCAGCGTCCAGCCGTTCACCGAAGAAGCGCTGTATGCGCCCGACGACCCCGACGCCTCGCGCTTCCTGGCCGTGCTCAACGGCTGGATCGAGATGACCATGGTCCTGAACGAACTGGCACGCAGCATGGGGCAGCCCGACTTCTATCCCTTCGTGATGTCCCGGCCGGTGGTGGCCAAGCTGCAATTTATCCAGATCGTGGTGAGGAACGCCCGCACCAACCCGAACCTGTGA
- a CDS encoding pseudouridine synthase, giving the protein MQLQDLLFSQGFGTRRICAGLVQQGHVRVGAEPVTDPGLEVEAEGFHFEVDGVAWEFHEKAYLMLNKPAGTECSSKPSAYPSIYTLLPAPLRQRPQKGGVTGVQAVGRLDQDTTGLLLLTDDGHFIHRMNSPRHLVPKVYEVEAKHPVDERACQRLLEGVVLVDDPKPVRAAACELTGERSLRLTITEGKYHQVKRMVAAVGNRVEGLHRSRIGSVALPADLAPGQWRWLSGEQLAALGA; this is encoded by the coding sequence ATGCAACTGCAGGACCTGCTCTTTTCGCAAGGCTTCGGCACGCGCCGCATCTGCGCCGGCCTCGTGCAGCAGGGCCATGTGCGCGTCGGTGCCGAACCGGTGACGGACCCCGGGCTCGAGGTGGAAGCCGAGGGCTTTCACTTCGAGGTTGACGGCGTGGCCTGGGAATTCCACGAGAAGGCCTACCTCATGCTGAACAAGCCGGCGGGCACCGAGTGCTCGAGCAAGCCCTCGGCCTACCCCAGCATCTACACGCTGCTGCCCGCGCCCTTGCGGCAGCGGCCGCAGAAGGGCGGGGTCACGGGCGTGCAGGCGGTGGGGCGCCTGGACCAGGACACCACCGGGCTGCTGCTGCTCACGGACGACGGGCATTTCATCCATCGCATGAACTCGCCGCGGCACCTGGTGCCCAAGGTCTATGAAGTGGAAGCGAAGCACCCGGTGGACGAGCGCGCGTGCCAGCGCCTGCTGGAGGGCGTGGTGCTGGTCGACGATCCGAAGCCGGTGCGGGCCGCCGCCTGCGAGCTCACCGGCGAGCGCTCCTTGCGGCTGACGATCACCGAAGGCAAGTACCACCAGGTCAAGCGCATGGTCGCGGCCGTGGGCAACCGGGTCGAGGGCTTGCACCGCTCGCGCATCGGCAGTGTGGCCTTGCCGGCGGACCTGGCACCGGGCCAGTGGCGCTGGTTGAGCGGCGAACAGCTCGCGGCCCTGGGCGCGTGA
- a CDS encoding alpha/beta fold hydrolase: METIQVNGVALEVQRLPGAPGRRLSPVIFLHEGLGSVAMWRDWPAQVCAATGREGIVFSRRGYGRSQPVPDVRGAGRLGPDYMHREALDTLPELLALLGIEYPVLLGHSDGGTIALIHAAHFPVRACVVMAPHVIVEDESVRSIEDARDAFVAGELRQRLARYHADVDGAFWQWNDVWLSSAFRSFDIRSECRNIQAPVLAIQGEDDPYGTLRQLEEIEPTAGPFTKDVLADCGHSPHRDQPEKTLRAVTQFLAKIE; this comes from the coding sequence GTGGAAACGATCCAGGTCAACGGCGTCGCCCTCGAGGTACAACGCTTGCCGGGCGCACCGGGACGACGACTGTCGCCGGTCATTTTTTTGCACGAGGGCCTGGGTTCGGTGGCGATGTGGCGCGACTGGCCGGCGCAGGTCTGCGCGGCGACCGGGCGCGAGGGTATCGTCTTTTCCCGCCGCGGCTACGGCCGCTCGCAGCCGGTGCCCGACGTGCGCGGCGCCGGCCGGCTCGGGCCCGACTACATGCATCGCGAGGCGCTGGACACGCTGCCCGAGCTGCTGGCGCTGCTGGGCATCGAGTACCCGGTGCTGCTTGGCCACTCGGACGGCGGCACCATCGCGCTGATTCACGCCGCGCATTTCCCGGTGCGCGCCTGCGTCGTCATGGCGCCCCATGTGATCGTCGAAGACGAGTCCGTGCGCTCGATCGAGGATGCGCGTGACGCCTTCGTCGCCGGCGAACTGCGGCAGCGACTGGCGCGCTACCACGCCGACGTGGACGGCGCCTTCTGGCAATGGAACGACGTGTGGCTGAGCAGCGCGTTCCGCAGCTTCGACATCCGCTCCGAATGCCGCAACATCCAGGCGCCGGTGCTGGCGATCCAGGGCGAGGACGACCCCTACGGAACCTTGCGCCAGCTCGAGGAGATCGAACCCACCGCCGGCCCCTTCACCAAGGACGTCCTGGCCGATTGCGGCCACTCGCCGCATCGTGACCAGCCGGAGAAGACGCTGCGCGCGGTGACGCAGTTTCTCGCGAAGATCGAGTGA
- a CDS encoding YncE family protein: MRRFVSICTAFVAVALFLPAVVRANPASPIFVLNSLDASVSIVDPVKWSEIKRLPTGKEPHHLYLTPDEKSVIVANALADSLTFIDPRTAEVQRTVRGILDPYHLRFSPDMKWFVVAGNRLNHVDIYRWDGKDLQLAKRISTGKTPSHIWIDAKSTTAYITMQDSDELVAVDLVAQNLLWRVKTGPMPADVFGTPDGKSLLVGMTGGDSVEVYDLTGPQPRLAKKIKTGEGAHAFRGAGDGRHVYVSNRVANTIGKIDLQSLELKDSYPAPGGPDCMEVMAGGKMLLVSSRWAKKLTVIDTEAKKVVRQVNVGKSPHGVWTLDHAPR; encoded by the coding sequence GTGCGCCGTTTCGTATCAATTTGTACGGCTTTCGTTGCCGTCGCCCTGTTCCTGCCCGCGGTCGTGCGCGCCAATCCGGCCAGCCCGATCTTCGTCCTCAACTCGCTCGACGCCAGCGTGAGCATCGTCGACCCGGTCAAGTGGTCCGAGATCAAGCGTCTGCCGACCGGCAAGGAGCCCCATCACCTCTACCTGACGCCGGACGAGAAGTCGGTGATCGTCGCCAACGCATTGGCCGATTCGCTGACCTTCATCGACCCGCGCACCGCGGAAGTCCAGCGCACCGTGCGCGGCATCCTCGACCCTTACCACCTTCGTTTCTCGCCCGACATGAAATGGTTCGTGGTGGCGGGAAACCGCCTGAACCACGTGGACATCTACCGCTGGGACGGCAAGGACCTGCAGCTGGCCAAGCGCATCTCCACCGGCAAGACGCCCAGCCACATCTGGATCGACGCGAAGAGCACGACCGCCTACATCACCATGCAGGACAGCGACGAGCTCGTCGCCGTGGACCTGGTGGCGCAGAACCTGCTCTGGCGCGTCAAGACCGGCCCCATGCCCGCCGACGTGTTCGGCACGCCCGACGGCAAGTCGCTGCTGGTGGGCATGACCGGCGGCGATTCGGTGGAGGTCTACGACCTCACCGGCCCGCAGCCGCGGCTCGCCAAGAAGATCAAGACGGGCGAGGGCGCCCACGCCTTCCGCGGGGCCGGGGACGGCCGGCACGTGTACGTGAGCAACCGCGTGGCCAACACCATCGGCAAGATCGACCTGCAGTCGCTGGAGCTGAAGGACAGTTACCCGGCGCCGGGCGGGCCCGACTGCATGGAGGTGATGGCCGGCGGCAAGATGCTGTTGGTGAGCTCGCGCTGGGCCAAGAAGCTCACCGTGATCGACACCGAGGCCAAGAAAGTGGTGCGGCAGGTCAACGTCGGCAAGTCTCCCCATGGCGTGTGGACCCTGGATCACGCGCCCCGCTGA
- a CDS encoding polysaccharide deacetylase family protein, with the protein MACGPWITRPAELTRRRALLAGAAWLAPAAWAQTQGCDKPLYLTFDTGHMEVAPWVAEVLARQQVKVTFFAANEPTKAGDGSLGTHWAPWWKARAAEGHEFASHTFDHVYWRADVPGEAARFRVRASAGPAAGQELTWTARQYCDEIARAAARISEITGKKPLPLFRAPGGKTSPRLLAAARACGWEHVGWAPAGFLGDELPSETASNEALLKKALRDIRSGDILLAHLGIWSRKDPWAPTVLEPLIAGLKAKGFCFRTLRDHPAYRDWIAEKK; encoded by the coding sequence ATGGCGTGTGGACCCTGGATCACGCGCCCCGCTGAACTGACGCGGCGCCGCGCCCTGTTGGCGGGCGCGGCGTGGCTCGCACCGGCGGCCTGGGCCCAGACCCAGGGCTGCGACAAGCCGCTATATCTCACCTTCGACACCGGCCACATGGAGGTGGCGCCCTGGGTCGCCGAGGTGCTGGCCCGCCAGCAGGTCAAGGTCACCTTCTTTGCGGCCAACGAGCCGACCAAGGCCGGCGACGGCAGCCTGGGCACGCACTGGGCGCCGTGGTGGAAGGCGCGGGCGGCCGAAGGGCATGAGTTCGCCTCCCACACCTTCGATCACGTCTACTGGCGCGCCGATGTGCCCGGCGAGGCGGCAAGGTTCAGGGTGCGTGCATCGGCCGGGCCGGCGGCCGGCCAGGAGCTGACGTGGACGGCCCGGCAGTATTGCGACGAGATCGCGCGCGCCGCCGCGCGGATTTCGGAGATCACCGGCAAGAAGCCGCTGCCTCTGTTCCGCGCGCCCGGCGGCAAGACCTCACCCAGGCTGCTGGCGGCCGCCCGGGCCTGCGGCTGGGAGCATGTCGGCTGGGCGCCGGCCGGGTTTCTCGGCGATGAGCTGCCGAGCGAGACTGCCAGCAACGAGGCGCTGCTGAAGAAGGCCCTGCGGGACATCCGGTCCGGCGACATCCTGCTCGCGCACCTGGGAATCTGGTCGCGCAAGGACCCTTGGGCGCCGACGGTGCTCGAGCCCCTGATCGCCGGCCTGAAGGCCAAGGGCTTTTGTTTTCGCACGCTGCGCGATCATCCGGCGTACCGCGACTGGATCGCGGAAAAGAAATGA
- a CDS encoding sterol desaturase family protein, with the protein MDWIENLFAGGQQWLFETLMQPLMFAAGLGHRLEDGFAASGWLLVGLVQILVLLAVIGPLQRWRPVEPVTDPASVRTDILYTLIHRLGLFRVALFFLVDPLFDEFFGMLRVAGVGTFHLDELWAPLTESAWVSFAIYLVVFDLADYWVHRGQHQLEWWWRLHSLHHSQRQMTMWSDDRNHLLDDLLRDGLMVLLAQAIGVAPGQFVAIVAITQLSQSLQHANLRCWFGSIGERLWVSPRFHRLHHSIGIGHESGPQPQALVGGRSPALGGHNFGVLLPWWDMLFRTANFELRYDPTGVRDQVEQGRDYGRGFWAQQWLGVKRLFGKA; encoded by the coding sequence ATGGACTGGATCGAGAACCTCTTCGCCGGCGGGCAGCAGTGGCTGTTCGAGACGCTCATGCAGCCGCTGATGTTCGCCGCGGGCCTGGGCCACCGGCTGGAAGACGGCTTCGCCGCCAGCGGCTGGCTGCTGGTCGGCCTGGTCCAGATCCTGGTGCTGCTGGCCGTGATCGGTCCGCTGCAGCGCTGGCGTCCGGTGGAGCCGGTCACCGATCCGGCCAGCGTGCGCACCGACATCCTCTACACGCTGATCCACCGGCTGGGACTGTTCCGCGTCGCGCTGTTCTTCCTGGTCGATCCGCTGTTCGACGAGTTCTTCGGGATGCTGCGCGTCGCCGGGGTGGGCACTTTCCATCTCGACGAACTGTGGGCGCCGCTCACCGAGTCGGCCTGGGTCAGCTTCGCGATCTACCTGGTGGTGTTCGACCTCGCCGACTACTGGGTCCACCGCGGCCAGCACCAGCTGGAGTGGTGGTGGCGCCTGCACTCGCTGCACCATTCGCAGCGCCAGATGACCATGTGGAGCGACGATCGCAATCACCTGCTGGACGACCTGCTGCGCGACGGCCTGATGGTGCTGCTGGCGCAGGCCATCGGCGTGGCGCCCGGCCAGTTCGTGGCGATCGTGGCCATCACGCAATTGAGCCAGAGCCTGCAGCATGCGAATCTTCGCTGCTGGTTCGGCTCGATCGGTGAAAGGCTGTGGGTCAGCCCGCGCTTCCATCGCCTGCATCACAGCATCGGCATCGGCCACGAGAGCGGCCCGCAGCCGCAAGCGCTGGTCGGCGGCCGCAGCCCGGCGCTCGGCGGCCACAACTTCGGCGTGCTGCTGCCCTGGTGGGACATGCTCTTCCGCACCGCCAATTTCGAATTGCGCTACGACCCCACCGGCGTGCGCGACCAGGTGGAGCAAGGGCGCGACTACGGCCGGGGCTTCTGGGCGCAGCAGTGGCTCGGCGTCAAACGCCTGTTCGGCAAGGCCTAG
- a CDS encoding competence/damage-inducible protein A, with amino-acid sequence MTQQPSTQSEPGGVGLIIVGDEILSGKRADKHMPKVIELLAERGMQLGWAEYVGDDPQRITATLRRAFASGDVVFSCGGIGATPDDHTRQCAARALGVELELHSRAEALIRERMQDIAREQGKPYEPDRPDNVHRLNMGVFPQGAQIIPNPYNKIPGFSVDRVHFVPGFPVMAWPMIEWVLDLHYAQLFRRGAWVEKSVIVFGSMEATLTPLMEAIEREHPQVKVFSLPSVDHPQWGRHIDLGVKGGPSAVDQAFPQLLAGLKSLGVELGPELVR; translated from the coding sequence ATGACGCAGCAGCCTTCCACGCAGTCCGAACCCGGGGGGGTCGGCCTCATCATCGTCGGCGACGAGATCCTCTCGGGCAAGCGGGCCGACAAGCACATGCCCAAGGTGATCGAACTGCTGGCCGAGCGCGGCATGCAGCTCGGCTGGGCTGAGTACGTGGGTGATGACCCGCAGCGCATCACCGCCACGCTCAGGCGGGCTTTCGCGTCGGGCGATGTCGTTTTCTCCTGCGGCGGCATCGGCGCGACCCCCGACGACCATACCCGCCAGTGCGCCGCCAGGGCGCTGGGGGTCGAACTCGAACTGCACTCGCGCGCCGAGGCCCTGATCCGCGAACGCATGCAGGACATCGCGCGCGAGCAGGGCAAGCCCTACGAGCCCGACCGTCCGGACAACGTGCATCGCCTGAACATGGGCGTGTTCCCGCAGGGCGCGCAGATCATTCCCAATCCGTACAACAAGATCCCGGGCTTCTCGGTGGACCGTGTCCATTTCGTTCCCGGTTTTCCCGTGATGGCCTGGCCGATGATCGAGTGGGTGCTGGACCTGCACTACGCGCAACTGTTCCGGCGCGGCGCCTGGGTCGAGAAATCGGTCATCGTGTTCGGGTCGATGGAAGCGACGCTCACGCCCTTGATGGAAGCCATCGAGCGCGAGCACCCGCAGGTGAAGGTATTCAGCCTGCCCAGCGTCGATCATCCGCAATGGGGCCGGCACATCGACCTGGGGGTCAAGGGCGGCCCCTCCGCGGTGGACCAGGCCTTTCCGCAGTTGCTGGCCGGCCTAAAATCCCTCGGCGTCGAACTGGGCCCCGAGTTGGTGCGCTGA
- the glnA gene encoding type I glutamate--ammonia ligase: MAAKNVADVLKMVKENEVKFVDFRFTDTRGKEQHVTVPVSHFDEDKFTSGHAFDGSSIAGWKGIEASDMLLMPDPNTANIDPFFEETTLILSCDVLEPGDGKAYDRDPRSIAKRAEAYLKASGLGDTAFFGPEPEFFIFDDVRWGADGSGSFVEIDEYEAPWNTGKKIEGGNKGHRPTTKGGYFPVPPVDSTQDMRAEMSLILESLGIPVEVFHHEVAGAGQNEIGTRFSTLVQRADWTILQKYVIHNVANAYGKTATFMPKPVVGDNGSGMHVHQSVWKDGKNLFAGDGYAGLSDFALYYIGGIIKHARALNAITNPGTNSYKRLVPGFEAPVKLAYSARNRSASVRIPYVANPKGRRIEVRFPDPTMNPYLGFAAMLMAGLDGVENKIHPGEAATKDLYHLPPEEDAKIPTVCHSLDQALDYLDKGRSFLTKGGVFTDTMIDAFIELKMQEVTRFRMTTHPIEFDMYYSL; encoded by the coding sequence ATGGCAGCCAAGAACGTCGCCGATGTGCTGAAGATGGTGAAGGAGAACGAAGTCAAGTTCGTCGACTTCCGCTTCACCGACACCCGCGGCAAAGAACAACACGTCACCGTGCCGGTGTCTCACTTCGACGAAGACAAGTTCACTTCGGGCCATGCCTTTGACGGTTCGTCGATCGCCGGCTGGAAGGGCATCGAGGCCTCGGACATGCTGCTGATGCCCGATCCGAACACGGCCAACATCGACCCGTTCTTCGAAGAGACCACGCTGATCCTGAGCTGCGACGTGCTGGAGCCGGGCGACGGCAAGGCCTACGATCGCGACCCGCGCTCCATCGCCAAGCGCGCCGAGGCCTACCTGAAGGCTTCCGGCCTGGGCGACACCGCCTTCTTCGGTCCCGAGCCCGAGTTCTTCATCTTCGACGACGTGCGCTGGGGCGCCGACGGTTCCGGCTCCTTCGTCGAGATCGACGAGTACGAAGCCCCCTGGAACACCGGCAAGAAGATCGAAGGCGGCAACAAGGGCCACCGTCCCACCACCAAGGGCGGCTACTTCCCGGTGCCGCCGGTCGACAGCACGCAGGACATGCGCGCCGAAATGTCGCTGATCCTCGAGTCGCTGGGCATCCCGGTGGAAGTGTTCCACCACGAAGTGGCGGGCGCCGGCCAGAACGAGATCGGCACCCGGTTCAGCACGCTGGTGCAGCGCGCCGACTGGACCATCCTGCAGAAGTACGTGATCCACAACGTGGCCAATGCCTACGGCAAGACCGCCACCTTCATGCCCAAGCCCGTGGTCGGCGACAACGGCTCCGGCATGCACGTGCACCAGTCGGTCTGGAAGGACGGCAAGAACCTGTTCGCCGGTGACGGCTATGCCGGCCTGTCGGACTTCGCGCTGTACTACATCGGCGGCATCATCAAGCACGCCCGCGCGCTGAACGCCATCACCAACCCCGGCACCAACAGCTACAAGCGCCTGGTGCCCGGCTTCGAGGCGCCGGTCAAGCTGGCCTACTCGGCCCGCAACCGCTCGGCGTCGGTGCGCATCCCCTATGTGGCCAACCCCAAGGGCCGCCGCATCGAAGTGCGCTTCCCCGATCCCACGATGAACCCGTACCTGGGCTTCGCCGCCATGCTGATGGCCGGCCTGGACGGCGTGGAGAACAAGATCCACCCGGGCGAGGCCGCGACCAAGGACCTGTACCACCTGCCGCCGGAAGAAGACGCGAAGATCCCGACCGTCTGCCACAGCCTGGACCAGGCGCTGGACTACCTGGACAAGGGCCGCAGCTTCCTGACCAAGGGCGGCGTGTTCACCGACACCATGATCGATGCCTTCATCGAGCTGAAGATGCAGGAAGTCACGCGCTTCCGCATGACGACGCACCCGATCGAATTCGACATGTATTACTCGCTGTAA